A genomic segment from Gossypium hirsutum isolate 1008001.06 chromosome D04, Gossypium_hirsutum_v2.1, whole genome shotgun sequence encodes:
- the LOC121215944 gene encoding pollen-specific leucine-rich repeat extensin-like protein 3 yields the protein MQQPPPSDIADMPVSLRLDSQNIPPKYKSKMCYVGKATKIFIFIVTALVVLGLVLGFGLLRHHKSHSHKCSGGDSCPSPNFFPNPISTPNSPPFSSSSSSYNPPPPAIGSNQPTSPNSPPTSIPTANPPPPAVQDPTPTPPPPDANPNPPPQSTPPPPPAVLPVPPYNQPTPVLVAPGPVHA from the exons ATGCAGCAACCACCTCCATCCGACATAGCAGACATGCCTGTCAGTCTCCGGCTCGATTCCCAAAATATTCCCCCAAAG TACAAAAGCAAAATGTGTTATGTGGGGAAAGCAACAAAGATCTTCATCTTCATAGTTACAGCGTTGGTGGTATTGGGTCTTGTCTTGGGATTCGGGCTGCTTCGTCACCATAAGTCGCACTCACACAAATGCTCCGGTGGTGACTCTTGTCCTTCTCCTAATTTCTTCCCTAACCCTATCTCCACCCCTAATTCGCcacccttttcttcttcctcctcctcttACAATCCTCCTCCTCCTGCCATTGGGTCTAACCAGCCCACCTCCCCTAACTCACCACCTACCTCAATCCCTACTGCTAACCCACCACCACCAGCTGTCCAGGACCCTACTCCTACACCTCCGCCGCCTGACGCTAACCCAAATCCTCCACCACAATCtactcctcctcctcctcctgcAGTGCTTCCAGTGCCTCCCTACAATCAGCCTACTCCGGTTCTGGTGGCTCCAGGTCCTGTGCATGCTTAG
- the LOC121215945 gene encoding uncharacterized protein isoform X3 — protein MNFIKKINENSLEAMLASRFSFFGGGGSNKVGNSVEGDKKELKELNPTLKLQTDRDVYRPGDSVYVTIEICNPFTSGNTGAIVPSLLIEKLGFEIKGIEKLDTQWYATQKPAAGTKQRRGEHVFLDCSTPSMISNQIVPSGSAKTYVVRAVLPSIIPPSYKGSTIRYIYYIKSALSVRWLILENGHSSKDSVKDLTEVEARVPLQVWVTQKGNGLVMEDGQSDGIVPATTIQTDIYWKEMDGDSEWARVNDLYDSIEEGYESSRDEISSVSSFNLSKENLNRTLGSSLSLQSSAARSSFRDGPYYDGDRLSLSSNVGLPRLSVAEVLHDSSADVSTALLSPSQQQTSTKSLAANDITGVSSAPSPGATEPLASEGFIRGRSYNIRMDDQVLLRFSPKNSESTYYFSDMIGGTLTFFHEEGARRCLEVSVTLETSETISRRFVHPSRRNSPTITRVCLSKILILQRIALVDS, from the exons atgaatttcataaaaaaaataaatgaaaacagtTTAGAGGCAATGTTGGCATCTAGGTTTTCTTTCTTTGGAGGTGGGGGATCAAATAAAGTTGGCAATTCTGTTGAAGGCGATAAaaaggaattgaaagaattgaatccGACCCTAAAACTGCAGACAGATAGAGATGTGTATAGACCTGGAGATTCTGTTTATGTTACAATTGAGATCTGCAATCCCTTTACAAGTGGCAATACTGGTGCCATTGTACCTTCGCTTTTGATTGAAAAGCTTGGCTTCGAAATCAAAGGGATCGAGAAGTTGGACACTCAATGGTATGCCACTCAAAAACCAGCGGCTGGAACAAAACAAAGGAGAG GTGAACATGTTTTTCTGGACTGTTCAACACCATCAATGATTTCAAATCAGATCGTGCCTTCTGGCTCTGCAAAAACTT ATGTGGTACGGGCTGTGCTTCCTAGCATTATACCTCCATCTTACAAGGGTTCTACAATtcgttatatatattatataaagagTGCTCTGTCTGTTCGATGGCTGATACTGGAAAATGGTCACTCCAGCAAGGATTCAGTAAAAGATCTTACTGAAGTG GAGGCTCGTGTTCCTTTGCAAGTATGGGTAACTCAGAAAGGGAATGGTTTGGTGATGGAAGATGGTCAAAGTGATG GTATTGTTCCTGCTACAACCATTCAAACAGATATATACTGGAAAGAGATGGATGGAGATTCAGAATGG GCTAGAGTCAATGACCTGTATGACAGTAttgaggaaggatatgagagCTCAAGGGATGAAATATCTTCTGTTTCATCCTTTAATCTTTCAAAGGAAAATCTTAATAGAACCCTTGGAAGTTCCCTATCGTTGCAATCGTCAGCAGCCAGGTCTTCATTTAGAGATGGTCCTTATTATGATGGAGACCGTTTGAGTTTATCTTCAAATGTAGGGCTTCCACGATTATCAGTAGCAGAGGTCTTGCATGATTCTAGTGCTG ACGTGTCAACTGCACTTCTATCTCCAAGTCAGCAGCAGACTTCTACAAAATCACTAGCTGCAAATGATATAACAGGAGTATCTTCTGCACCTAGCCCGGGAGCTACTGAACCTTTAGCAT CAGAAGGCTTTATTCGAGGAAGGTCTTATAATATCAGGATGGATGATCAAGTTCTGCTAAGATTCTCTCCTAAGAACTCTGAGTCCACTTATTACTTCAGTGATATG ATAGGTGGGACTCTTACTTTCTTCCATGAAGAAGGAGCTAGAAGATGCCTTGAG gtttcagtcacgCTTGAAACTTCTGAGACTATAAGTCGGCGTTTTGTTCATCCTTCTAGGAGGAATTCCCCAACAATTACCAGGGTGTgcctttcaaaaattttaattctacAGCGAATTGCTTTGGTGGATTCATGA
- the LOC107898859 gene encoding glutamine synthetase nodule isozyme-like produces the protein MSLLNDLINLNLSDTTEKIIAEYIWIGGSGMDLRSKARTLPGPVTDPSKLPKWNYDGSSTNQAPGDDSEVILYPQAIFKDPFRKGNNILVMCDAYTPAGEPIPTNKRFNAAKIFSHPDVVAEEPWYGIEQEYTLLQKDTKWPLGWPVGGFPGPQGPYYCGVGADKSFGRDIVDSHYKACLYAGVNISGINGEVMPGQWEFQVGPSVGISAGDQIWIARYILERITEIAGVVLSFDPKPIPGDWNGAGAHTNYSTKSMRNDGGINVIKKAIEKLGLRHKEHIAAYGEGNERRLTGRHETADINSFSWGVANRGASIRVGRDTEKDGKGYFEDRRPASNMDPYVVTSMIAETTIIWKP, from the exons ATGTCTCTCCTCAATGATCTCATCAACCTCAACCTCAGCGACACCACTGAAAAGATCATAGCCGAATACATATG GATCGGTGGATCTGGTATGGATCTGAGAAGCAAAGCAAGG ACTTTGCCTGGACCAGTGACGGACCCTTCAAAACTCCCGAAGTGGAACTACGATGGTTCCAGTACCAATCAAGCACCTGGAGATGACAGTGAGGTCATTCTTTA TCCTCAAGCTATATTCAAGGATCCATTTAGAAAAGGAAACAACATCTTG gTGATGTGCGATGCTTACACACCAGCCGGCGAACCCATTCCTACCAACAAGAGATTTAATGCGGCCAAGATCTTTAGCCACCCTGATGTTGTTGCTGAGGAGCCTTG GTATGGTATTGAGCAAGAGTACACTCTTCTTCAAAAGGATACTAAGTGGCCTCTTGGATGGCCTGTTGGAGGATTCCCTGGACCACAG GGTCCGTACTACTGTGGTGTAGGTGCTGACAAGTCCTTTGGTAGGGACATCGTGGACTCCCACTACAAGGCTTGCCTTTATGCTGGCGTTAATATCAGTGGAATCAACGGTGAAGTTATGCCTGGTCAA TGGGAATTCCAAGTTGGTCCATCTGTTGGAATATCTGCAGGTGATCAAATATGGATTGCACGATACATACTCGAG CGAATCACTGAAATCGCAGGAGTTGTTCTTTCTTTTGATCCCAAACCCATTCCG GGTGACTGGAATGGTGCTGGTGCTCATACTAATTACAG CACAAAGTCAATGAGAAATGATGGTGGCATCAATGTTATCAAGAAGGCGATTGAGAAGTTGGGTCTGCGCCACAAGGAGCATATTGCCGCCTACGGAGAGGGTAACGAGAGACGTCTAACTGGTCGTCATGAGACTGCAGATATCAACTCATTCTCATGG GGTGTTGCAAACAGGGGAGCCTCCATCCGTGTTGGTCGTGACACTGAGAAGGATGGAAAAG GCTACTTCGAAGACAGAAGGCCAGCATCAAACATGGATCCTTACGTTGTTACATCAATGATTGCTGAGACCACCATTATCTGGAAGCCTTAA